One window of Microcoleus vaginatus PCC 9802 genomic DNA carries:
- a CDS encoding Rpn family recombination-promoting nuclease/putative transposase, translating to MIFINPKTDYAFKKIFGSSESKDILISFLNALIYEGNPTIQDLEIINPNLPPKLEGLKDSYLDVKAKLSDGTLVIIEMEVLNVQSFGKRVLYNAAKTYAFQLEAAQGYRLLKPVIALRITDFEMFANSEEWISRFVYKEVTKNFTYPENDLDLVFVELPKFTKGQEQLETLADKWIYFMKNARSLTAVPETMDSIPEIHQAFDIANQAKLSREEVEDLDRREQFIYDQQGAIIKAVQEGIEQGMREKAIAIARQLLSQLDNATISQVTGLSVEDVQNLREAKLSPRESGDS from the coding sequence ATGATATTTATCAACCCAAAAACCGATTACGCCTTCAAAAAAATTTTCGGTTCCTCAGAAAGCAAAGACATTCTGATTAGCTTTCTCAACGCTCTAATTTATGAAGGCAATCCCACCATCCAAGACTTAGAAATTATCAACCCAAATCTACCACCCAAACTTGAAGGCTTAAAAGATAGTTATCTGGATGTGAAAGCCAAACTTAGCGACGGCACTTTAGTAATTATTGAAATGGAAGTGCTCAACGTCCAGTCTTTTGGCAAGCGAGTTTTGTACAATGCAGCAAAGACTTATGCTTTTCAGTTGGAAGCAGCACAAGGATATCGATTGCTGAAGCCAGTGATTGCTTTGAGAATTACGGATTTTGAAATGTTTGCTAACAGCGAAGAATGGATTTCGAGATTTGTGTACAAAGAAGTCACGAAAAACTTTACGTATCCCGAAAACGATCTGGATTTAGTGTTTGTAGAGTTGCCCAAGTTTACCAAAGGACAGGAGCAACTTGAAACTTTAGCAGATAAATGGATTTATTTCATGAAAAATGCCAGAAGTTTGACAGCGGTTCCAGAAACAATGGATAGCATACCGGAAATACATCAAGCTTTTGATATTGCCAATCAAGCCAAGTTAAGCCGGGAAGAAGTGGAAGATTTGGACAGAAGAGAACAGTTTATTTATGACCAACAGGGAGCGATTATTAAGGCTGTTCAGGAAGGAATAGAACAAGGGATGCGAGAAAAGGCGATCGCGATCGCTCGACAATTACTCTCACAGCTAGATAATGCCACGATCAGCCAAGTTACCGGGCTTAGCGTTGAAGATGTCCAAAATTTGCGTGAAGCGAAGCTATCCCCTAGGGAATCGGGCGATTCATAG
- a CDS encoding NLI interacting domain protein yields MDYLKKLLILDLDETLIYAAEASFPRKADFLVEPYHIYKRPFLDVFLKKCLDWFEVAVWTSSTPSYAIAIVSAIFENPKILSFVWASERCTVAYDPEWFEYYNRKNLKKVKRKGYRLESIIAVDDTPQKWERSYGNRVRVNPFEGDETDDELKYLLLYLDKLRSAENIRSVEKRFWQNQLIRSIGESGISNAQ; encoded by the coding sequence ATGGATTATCTAAAAAAACTATTGATTCTCGATCTTGATGAAACTTTAATTTATGCTGCCGAAGCATCTTTCCCTCGGAAAGCTGACTTTTTAGTGGAGCCATATCACATTTACAAACGACCGTTTCTTGATGTATTTTTGAAAAAATGCCTAGACTGGTTTGAGGTTGCAGTTTGGACATCTTCTACGCCGTCTTATGCGATCGCAATTGTGTCAGCCATCTTTGAAAATCCTAAAATTTTATCATTTGTGTGGGCAAGCGAGCGTTGCACAGTTGCTTACGATCCTGAGTGGTTTGAATATTACAATCGCAAAAATCTAAAAAAGGTTAAGCGCAAAGGGTATCGTCTAGAGTCAATCATTGCAGTGGATGATACGCCTCAAAAGTGGGAGCGCAGCTATGGCAATCGGGTGCGAGTAAACCCCTTTGAGGGAGATGAGACAGATGATGAATTAAAGTATTTGCTGCTTTACTTGGATAAACTGAGATCTGCAGAAAATATCCGCAGTGTCGAGAAAAGGTTCTGGCAAAATCAGCTTATCCGATCGATCGGTGAGTCAGGAATATCAAACGCGCAGTAA
- a CDS encoding J domain-containing protein — MTPNEGTANSKSQTIPGKTPLGSTHYSLLGLHPSASAIEIRRSYRELSKLYHPDTTDLPPAVATAKFQQLNNAYATLSNPERRLAYDLKIGYSRLNVMGPPPGFNTPVSGSGKKTYNSAYLDPTDRPLSPGEMFALFIMGASLIGCLLLAITIGLIRGN; from the coding sequence GTGACTCCTAACGAGGGAACGGCAAACAGCAAAAGTCAGACAATACCCGGCAAAACCCCCTTGGGTTCCACTCATTACAGCTTGTTAGGGCTGCATCCTTCAGCCTCAGCGATCGAAATTCGGCGATCGTACCGGGAACTGAGCAAACTCTACCATCCCGATACCACCGACCTGCCGCCCGCAGTCGCCACTGCCAAATTTCAGCAGCTCAACAACGCCTACGCCACCCTCAGCAACCCAGAACGTCGCCTCGCCTACGACCTCAAAATAGGCTATTCTCGCCTGAACGTGATGGGGCCGCCCCCAGGCTTCAATACTCCCGTTTCGGGCTCGGGCAAAAAAACTTACAACTCCGCTTACCTAGATCCCACGGATCGACCTCTTTCCCCCGGAGAAATGTTCGCTCTGTTTATCATGGGAGCTAGCTTAATCGGATGTTTGCTACTGGCGATCACGATCGGCTTAATTCGCGGCAATTAA
- a CDS encoding DUF3143 domain-containing protein: MTLPSADTPLYNHPLPEIEQWLKSRGCQQDRRELHCWQIDRPTWKAELSLDIDQLTIRYIDAGADGQDIHRAFKYSLSRQDIEAAVFSGP, from the coding sequence ATGACTCTTCCTTCCGCTGACACTCCTTTGTACAACCATCCGCTGCCGGAAATCGAGCAGTGGCTAAAAAGCCGCGGCTGCCAGCAAGACCGGCGAGAACTCCACTGCTGGCAGATTGATCGACCTACCTGGAAAGCAGAACTCTCCCTCGATATTGACCAACTCACCATCCGTTACATCGATGCTGGAGCCGACGGCCAAGATATTCACCGAGCCTTCAAATACTCCCTCTCGCGTCAGGATATTGAAGCTGCCGTTTTCTCCGGCCCCTAA
- a CDS encoding isoprenyl transferase, translated as MSQGICLEKLPEDLQQELLPKHIAVIMDGNGRWAKNKGLPRIAGHRRGASTLKELLRCCKDWGIPALTAYAFSTENWGRPAGEVDFLMSLFEGKLRQELREMVDEDVQIQFMGNLQALPKSLQAEIERSVTATQHNQGILFTVATNYGGRQEIVQACRAIATQVKEGKLQPEEIDEVLFKRYLYTADVCDPDLLIRTSGEMRLSNFLLWQMAYSEIYITETLWPDFDRSEFHRALSDYQKRSRRFGKV; from the coding sequence ATGAGTCAAGGAATTTGCTTGGAAAAGTTGCCGGAGGATCTGCAACAAGAACTACTGCCTAAGCACATAGCAGTGATTATGGACGGGAACGGGCGCTGGGCTAAGAATAAGGGGTTGCCGCGGATTGCGGGGCACCGCCGAGGAGCTAGCACTCTGAAGGAACTGCTGCGCTGCTGCAAAGATTGGGGGATTCCAGCTTTAACGGCCTATGCTTTTTCGACGGAGAATTGGGGGCGGCCGGCCGGAGAGGTGGATTTTTTAATGAGTTTGTTTGAGGGAAAGTTGCGGCAAGAATTGCGGGAGATGGTGGACGAGGACGTGCAAATTCAATTTATGGGGAATTTGCAGGCTTTGCCGAAGTCTTTGCAAGCGGAAATCGAGCGTTCTGTGACGGCCACTCAGCATAATCAGGGGATTTTGTTTACGGTGGCGACGAATTACGGGGGGCGTCAGGAGATTGTACAAGCTTGTCGGGCGATCGCCACTCAGGTGAAAGAGGGCAAGTTGCAGCCGGAGGAGATTGATGAGGTTTTATTTAAACGCTATTTGTATACTGCTGATGTTTGTGACCCGGATTTGCTGATCCGGACGAGTGGGGAAATGCGGTTGAGCAATTTTCTACTATGGCAAATGGCTTATTCGGAAATTTACATTACTGAGACGCTATGGCCGGATTTTGATCGATCGGAGTTTCACCGCGCTTTGTCTGATTATCAGAAGCGCAGCCGCCGATTTGGCAAAGTGTAA
- a CDS encoding TIGR00159 family protein yields MNNQQSGFDLTLVQSLLIQGIDIGLVFALAYLVLVIVGERRTLWMVRGFIILMLAAAVSNWAGLRLLHVALNSLVTGSAVAMAVILQSEFRRFLEQLGRGEFRQLFGRDRRPTPEPDSVIDEIVDAVKELSQNRTGALLIIETDSPIDDRDFSVPGLKLNAEVSKELLQTIFQPQTLLHDGAVLIRGSRIVSAGVILPLSDRSASRQLGTRHRAAMGITERVQACVCVVVSEETGSISLAQMGTLNRPLTSSKLKELLEAKLFPSEGERVVAPIPIGNLGRQIGLKGVTLLKRILRR; encoded by the coding sequence ATGAACAATCAACAATCTGGCTTTGACTTGACCCTCGTTCAGTCCTTATTGATTCAAGGGATCGATATTGGACTGGTTTTTGCCCTTGCGTATTTGGTGCTCGTCATTGTTGGCGAGCGCAGAACGCTGTGGATGGTACGGGGATTTATTATTTTGATGCTGGCGGCGGCGGTGAGCAACTGGGCTGGATTGAGGCTATTGCACGTTGCCCTTAACAGCTTGGTGACTGGTTCGGCTGTGGCAATGGCGGTAATATTGCAGTCGGAGTTTCGCCGATTTCTGGAACAATTGGGTCGGGGGGAATTTCGGCAATTGTTTGGACGCGATCGCCGACCCACTCCCGAACCGGACAGCGTAATAGATGAAATTGTGGACGCAGTAAAAGAACTTTCACAAAACCGCACGGGCGCTTTACTAATTATAGAAACAGATTCTCCGATCGACGATCGAGATTTTTCGGTGCCGGGACTCAAGCTAAATGCTGAAGTTTCTAAAGAATTGTTGCAGACAATCTTTCAGCCGCAAACTTTGCTGCACGACGGAGCTGTTTTGATTCGAGGTTCGCGGATCGTTTCGGCGGGGGTAATTTTGCCTTTGTCTGATCGCAGCGCGTCGCGGCAGTTGGGAACCCGCCACCGGGCGGCGATGGGGATTACGGAACGGGTGCAAGCTTGCGTGTGCGTGGTAGTGTCGGAGGAAACGGGTTCTATTTCTTTAGCCCAGATGGGAACTTTAAATCGACCTTTGACTAGCAGCAAACTTAAGGAATTGCTGGAAGCAAAGCTGTTTCCGTCCGAGGGAGAAAGAGTTGTGGCTCCAATTCCGATCGGCAATCTCGGACGCCAGATAGGATTGAAGGGAGTGACGCTATTAAAACGGATACTGCGCCGTTAG
- the lysA gene encoding diaminopimelate decarboxylase, with the protein MVSTQSFGVESGLKYLSESKSALQNRSPNQELLPLTASVNSSDRLEIGGCEVTALVEQFGSPLYILDEETLRATCTQYRDAFKRYYPGESQVLYASKAWSCLAVCAIAASEGLGIDVVSAGEIHTALQAGVSPDKIYFHGNNKSREELHLAVESGCITVADNWRDLETLAELGELGVSSKTGGPTRIMVRFTPGIECHTHEYIQTGQIDSKFGFDPNSLDRVFTFISQQPSLFCVGVHAHIGSQIFELQPHDDLAEVIVQALTKAQSYGLPATEINIGGGLGIRYTEADDPPSIEDWARTICKAVVAACERQQLPLPKLLCEPGRSLVGTACVTAYTVGSKKVIPEMRTYIAVDGGMSDNPRPITYQSVYRVLAAGKMSAPLTETVTIAGKHCESGDVLIKDAKLPDCRAGDILAVAATGAYNYSMASNYNRVPRPAAVLVRNGEVNTIIQRETYQDLLRLDRLPERLGAQKLKVKS; encoded by the coding sequence ATGGTATCAACTCAATCTTTCGGGGTCGAATCGGGACTTAAGTATCTGTCTGAGTCGAAGTCGGCCCTGCAAAATCGATCGCCCAATCAAGAACTGTTACCGCTGACAGCCAGTGTTAACAGCAGCGATCGGTTGGAAATCGGAGGCTGCGAGGTGACAGCTTTGGTGGAGCAATTTGGCTCGCCGTTGTACATTTTAGACGAAGAAACGCTACGGGCGACTTGTACCCAGTACCGGGATGCTTTTAAGCGTTACTATCCGGGCGAATCTCAAGTGCTCTATGCTTCTAAAGCTTGGAGTTGTTTGGCAGTTTGCGCGATCGCAGCTTCGGAAGGTTTAGGCATAGATGTCGTATCCGCCGGAGAAATCCACACTGCACTGCAAGCCGGCGTCAGCCCCGACAAAATCTACTTCCACGGTAACAACAAGTCCCGCGAGGAACTACACCTAGCTGTAGAAAGCGGCTGCATTACCGTAGCCGACAATTGGCGGGATTTAGAAACTCTAGCAGAGTTGGGAGAATTGGGTGTCAGCAGCAAAACCGGTGGGCCGACACGAATTATGGTGCGGTTTACTCCTGGAATTGAGTGTCACACCCACGAGTACATTCAGACGGGTCAAATCGACAGTAAATTTGGCTTCGATCCTAATTCGCTCGATCGAGTATTTACTTTCATCAGCCAACAGCCGTCGTTATTTTGCGTGGGAGTACACGCTCACATCGGCTCTCAGATTTTTGAACTGCAACCCCATGACGATTTAGCCGAAGTCATAGTTCAGGCCTTGACTAAAGCACAGAGTTATGGTTTGCCAGCAACAGAAATTAATATTGGCGGTGGGTTGGGCATTCGCTATACTGAAGCGGACGATCCTCCTAGCATTGAAGATTGGGCTCGTACGATTTGCAAGGCAGTGGTAGCAGCTTGCGAGCGGCAGCAATTGCCCTTGCCTAAATTGCTTTGCGAACCTGGTCGATCGCTCGTGGGTACAGCTTGCGTTACAGCTTATACCGTTGGCTCTAAAAAAGTCATTCCGGAAATGCGGACGTATATAGCTGTCGATGGCGGGATGTCGGACAATCCGCGTCCTATTACCTATCAATCAGTTTATCGAGTCCTCGCAGCCGGCAAAATGTCTGCTCCCTTAACGGAAACAGTGACAATTGCTGGGAAACACTGCGAATCAGGCGATGTTCTGATTAAAGATGCCAAATTGCCAGATTGTCGGGCCGGAGATATCCTAGCCGTTGCGGCTACAGGGGCATACAATTACAGCATGGCTTCTAACTACAACCGAGTGCCCCGACCGGCAGCGGTTTTAGTTAGAAATGGGGAAGTTAACACGATTATACAGCGGGAAACTTACCAGGATTTGCTGAGGCTTGACCGCCTTCCTGAACGACTCGGAGCTCAAAAGTTAAAAGTTAAAAGTTAA
- the rimI gene encoding ribosomal-protein-alanine N-acetyltransferase, whose translation MRFLQIKHLAAEDLNSAVELDRLCFGGLWTLEGYGRELGSPNSDLLGLWVSETEVGKSERFDSELESIEPNSILNSKPLSVESSSPATPNSTLTPTLIGLGCLWAILEEAHITILAIHPRFQGQGLGQALLWDLLKKAHYRQLERATLEVRESNLAAVSLYQKFGFKEAGRRKRYYEDTGEDALVMWRSGIEKPEFQQYLAVEKVQICDRLHQKNWQLAIDSFEF comes from the coding sequence GTGCGTTTTCTACAAATTAAACATCTCGCCGCCGAAGACCTCAACAGTGCAGTCGAACTCGATCGCCTCTGTTTTGGCGGACTGTGGACTTTAGAAGGCTATGGGCGCGAGTTAGGCAGTCCTAACAGCGATTTACTGGGTTTGTGGGTATCCGAAACCGAGGTCGGCAAATCAGAAAGATTCGACAGCGAACTCGAGTCGATCGAGCCGAACAGCATTCTCAACTCAAAACCGCTGAGTGTTGAGAGCTCCTCGCCAGCAACTCCGAACTCAACACTTACCCCAACCCTGATCGGTTTGGGTTGCCTGTGGGCAATTTTAGAAGAAGCTCATATTACAATTTTGGCAATTCATCCTCGCTTTCAAGGTCAGGGTTTAGGACAAGCTCTGCTTTGGGATTTACTAAAAAAGGCTCACTATAGACAATTAGAACGGGCAACCTTAGAAGTGCGGGAATCTAATTTAGCCGCAGTTTCTCTTTACCAAAAATTTGGGTTTAAAGAGGCAGGACGGCGGAAACGGTACTACGAAGACACCGGAGAAGATGCTCTGGTAATGTGGCGCAGCGGCATAGAGAAACCAGAATTTCAGCAATATTTAGCAGTTGAGAAAGTGCAAATTTGCGATCGGCTGCATCAGAAAAACTGGCAGTTGGCGATCGATAGTTTTGAATTTTGA